One region of Salinirubrum litoreum genomic DNA includes:
- the gcvPA gene encoding aminomethyl-transferring glycine dehydrogenase subunit GcvPA gives MSGTPFAPHTPAETRAMLDEVGAESEADLFDIPDGVGFDGVFDIAPRTEREIRHEVAEMLSRNDDLVEFMGRGHYDHYVPSPVDHLADRSEFLTSYTQYQPEITQGFLQVLFEYQSMLVELTGLGVANCSMYDSATALAEAARLADRVRSASGSTVLVPDSLRDGKRAVLDNYVTGSDLTVAEYPTSEGTADVDALADLADAETVLVYAENPTVRGCIEERLTDIGALADENEALFCLGTDLLALSLLQEPASVGADVVVGSAGALGMPTSYGMGLGIFATREDYLRQVPGRLVGASEDGRGNRAYTLTLQTREQHIRKERATSNICTNQAWVALRTAMHVAHLGPDGMVDLAEDCVRYARDLAHRIDEVGGLQAPVDDRHHFREFVVSTDQPAPAVAGDLAEEGYAVHVVGEHEIQLCVTETNVGAVDGLVAALAEVGP, from the coding sequence ATGAGCGGCACACCCTTCGCACCGCACACGCCAGCCGAGACGCGGGCGATGCTGGACGAGGTCGGTGCCGAGTCGGAGGCCGACCTGTTCGACATTCCCGACGGTGTCGGCTTCGACGGCGTGTTCGACATCGCGCCGCGCACCGAACGCGAGATCAGACACGAGGTCGCCGAGATGCTCTCGCGCAACGACGACCTCGTGGAGTTCATGGGCCGGGGGCACTACGATCACTACGTCCCCTCGCCGGTGGACCACCTCGCGGACCGGTCGGAGTTTCTGACGAGTTACACCCAGTACCAACCCGAGATCACGCAGGGCTTCCTCCAGGTCCTGTTCGAGTACCAGTCGATGCTGGTCGAACTGACGGGGCTGGGCGTCGCCAACTGCTCGATGTACGACTCGGCGACCGCACTCGCCGAAGCCGCCAGACTCGCGGACCGCGTTCGCTCTGCCTCCGGATCGACCGTGCTGGTCCCCGACAGCCTCAGAGACGGGAAACGCGCGGTGCTGGACAACTACGTCACCGGCTCCGACCTGACGGTCGCGGAGTACCCGACGAGCGAGGGCACTGCGGACGTGGACGCGCTCGCCGACCTCGCGGACGCGGAGACCGTCCTCGTCTACGCCGAGAACCCGACGGTTCGGGGCTGTATCGAGGAGCGACTGACCGACATCGGCGCGCTGGCAGACGAGAACGAGGCGCTGTTCTGTCTCGGGACCGACCTGCTCGCGCTGTCGCTCCTGCAGGAACCGGCGAGCGTCGGCGCGGACGTGGTCGTCGGGAGCGCGGGGGCACTCGGGATGCCGACGAGCTACGGGATGGGACTCGGTATCTTCGCCACGCGCGAGGACTACCTCCGGCAGGTGCCCGGCCGACTGGTCGGCGCGAGCGAGGACGGGCGCGGTAACCGCGCCTACACGCTGACGCTCCAGACCCGCGAACAGCACATCCGGAAGGAGCGCGCGACGAGCAACATCTGCACGAACCAGGCGTGGGTCGCACTCCGGACCGCGATGCACGTCGCGCACCTCGGACCCGACGGGATGGTCGACCTCGCCGAGGACTGTGTGCGCTACGCCCGTGACCTCGCACACCGGATCGACGAGGTGGGCGGCCTGCAGGCCCCCGTCGACGACCGACACCACTTCCGGGAGTTCGTCGTCTCGACCGACCAGCCGGCACCGGCGGTCGCGGGCGACCTCGCCGAGGAGGGGTACGCGGTCCACGTCGTCGGCGAACACGAGATTCAGCTCTGCGTGACGGAGACGAACGTCGGGGCCGTAGATGGACTCGTCGCGGCACTCGCGGAGGTGGGGCCGTGA
- the gcvH gene encoding glycine cleavage system protein GcvH — translation MFDVPDDTHYLDSHEWARRDDGTVRVGISDFAQDELGDVVFVELPGVGDDVSAGETFGVVESIKAVSDLYAPVSGEVTAVNDDLFDQPELVNDDPYGDGWMLEVALADESELDDLLSAEAYRDQIE, via the coding sequence ATGTTCGACGTACCCGACGACACACACTATCTGGACTCACACGAATGGGCACGACGCGACGACGGCACCGTCCGCGTCGGAATCAGCGACTTCGCGCAGGACGAACTCGGCGACGTGGTGTTCGTCGAACTCCCCGGCGTCGGCGACGACGTCTCGGCCGGCGAGACGTTCGGCGTCGTCGAGTCGATCAAGGCCGTCTCGGACCTGTACGCACCGGTCTCCGGCGAGGTCACGGCCGTCAACGACGACCTGTTCGATCAGCCGGAACTGGTCAACGACGACCCCTACGGCGACGGCTGGATGCTGGAGGTCGCCCTCGCCGACGAGAGCGAACTCGACGACCTGCTGTCGGCCGAGGCGTACCGCGACCAGATCGAGTAA
- the gcvT gene encoding glycine cleavage system aminomethyltransferase GcvT: MALRKPPLRERHAERGAKFTEFGGWDMPVEFDSIREEHTAVREAAGIFDVSHMGEIEVAGPDATALMQRLTTNDVTALSPGDSQYAAITDAEGAIIDDTVVYRLPTDDASYLFVPNAGHDEEIHDWWIDHRDEWDLDATVRNATDEYAMFAVQGPDAPDLVAEQTDAPIRNLSKFEAQYADVAGVDCWTARTGYTGEDGYELLVPTSEAETVWDAVDCQPCGLGARDTLRIEMGYLLSGQDFDHESNPRTPYEAGIGFTVKLDTEFLGRDALEAAHAEGVAEKFVGLTLLDRGVPRTGYDVTDEDGHVVGTVTSGTMSPTLNEPIALGYLPADHADPGTRVRVVVRGQQKRAKVVTPPFLEDY, encoded by the coding sequence ATGGCCCTTCGGAAACCGCCGTTACGGGAGCGACACGCCGAACGCGGGGCGAAGTTCACCGAGTTCGGCGGGTGGGATATGCCCGTCGAGTTCGACTCGATCCGCGAGGAGCACACGGCCGTCCGGGAGGCGGCCGGCATCTTCGACGTGTCCCACATGGGCGAGATAGAGGTCGCGGGTCCCGACGCGACCGCGCTCATGCAACGGCTCACGACGAACGACGTGACCGCGCTCTCGCCCGGTGACTCCCAGTACGCGGCGATCACCGACGCGGAGGGCGCGATCATCGACGACACGGTGGTCTACCGACTGCCGACCGACGACGCGAGCTACCTGTTCGTCCCGAACGCGGGCCACGACGAGGAGATCCACGACTGGTGGATCGACCACCGCGACGAGTGGGACCTCGACGCGACGGTCCGCAACGCGACCGACGAGTACGCCATGTTCGCGGTCCAAGGCCCGGACGCACCGGATCTCGTCGCCGAACAGACCGACGCACCGATCCGGAACCTCTCGAAGTTCGAGGCGCAGTACGCCGATGTCGCGGGTGTGGACTGCTGGACCGCCCGGACCGGCTACACCGGCGAGGACGGTTACGAACTGCTCGTGCCGACGAGCGAGGCCGAGACGGTCTGGGACGCCGTCGACTGCCAGCCCTGTGGTCTCGGCGCGCGCGACACGCTCCGTATCGAGATGGGCTATCTCCTCTCCGGACAGGACTTCGACCACGAGTCGAACCCCCGGACGCCCTACGAGGCCGGCATCGGCTTCACCGTCAAACTCGACACGGAGTTCCTCGGGCGGGACGCACTGGAGGCGGCCCACGCTGAGGGCGTCGCGGAGAAGTTCGTCGGTCTCACCCTGTTGGATCGGGGTGTCCCCCGGACCGGCTACGACGTGACCGACGAGGACGGCCACGTCGTCGGCACCGTCACCTCGGGGACGATGAGTCCGACGCTGAACGAACCCATCGCCCTCGGCTACCTCCCGGCGGACCACGCCGACCCCGGCACGCGCGTCCGGGTCGTCGTGCGCGGCCAGCAGAAACGCGCGAAAGTTGTGACCCCACCCTTCCTGGAGGACTACTGA
- the tuf gene encoding translation elongation factor EF-1 subunit alpha: MSDKPHQNLAIIGHVDHGKSTLVGRLLFETGSVPDHVIEQYREEAESKGKSGFEFAYVMDNLAEERERGVTIDIAHQRFDTDKYYFTIVDTPGHRDFVKNMITGASQADHAVLVVAADDGVAPQTREHVFLARTLGIDELIVAVNKMDVVDYSESDYKAVVSEVKELLGQVRFDTDDARFIPISAFEGDNVAEPSEHMSWFDGPTILEALNDLPEPQPPTDAPLRVPIQDVYTISGIGTVPVGRVETGMLKNGMDVVFNPSGARGEVKTIEMHHEEVDQAGPGDNVGFNVRGVGKDDIRRGDVAGEASNPPRIAETFKAQIVVMQHPSVITAGYTPVLHAHTAQVAVTFETIDAKLDPKTGEVAEENPDFIKSGDAAIVTLRPQKPLSIEVAGEIPELGSFAVRDMGQTIAAGKVLEITDRE, from the coding sequence ATGAGTGACAAACCCCACCAGAACCTAGCGATCATCGGCCACGTCGACCACGGCAAGTCCACCCTCGTCGGACGACTGCTGTTCGAGACGGGGTCGGTCCCGGACCACGTCATCGAGCAGTACCGCGAGGAGGCCGAGTCGAAGGGCAAGTCCGGCTTCGAGTTCGCCTACGTGATGGACAACCTCGCCGAGGAGCGTGAGCGCGGTGTCACCATCGACATCGCCCACCAGCGGTTCGACACGGACAAGTACTACTTCACCATCGTGGACACGCCCGGTCACCGCGACTTCGTGAAGAACATGATCACGGGCGCGAGCCAGGCCGACCACGCCGTACTGGTCGTCGCCGCGGACGACGGCGTCGCCCCGCAGACCCGCGAGCACGTCTTCCTCGCGCGCACGCTGGGCATCGACGAACTCATCGTCGCGGTCAACAAGATGGACGTCGTCGACTACAGCGAGAGCGACTACAAGGCAGTCGTGAGCGAGGTGAAGGAACTGCTCGGACAGGTCCGCTTCGACACCGACGACGCGCGGTTCATCCCCATCTCGGCGTTCGAGGGCGACAACGTCGCCGAACCGTCCGAGCACATGTCGTGGTTCGACGGTCCGACCATCCTCGAGGCGCTGAACGACCTGCCGGAGCCACAACCCCCGACGGACGCCCCGCTCCGCGTCCCGATCCAGGACGTCTACACCATCTCCGGCATCGGGACCGTCCCGGTCGGGCGCGTCGAGACTGGCATGCTGAAAAACGGGATGGACGTCGTGTTCAACCCCTCCGGCGCGCGTGGTGAAGTGAAGACCATCGAGATGCACCACGAGGAAGTCGACCAGGCCGGTCCGGGCGACAACGTCGGATTCAACGTCCGTGGCGTCGGCAAGGACGACATCCGGCGCGGGGACGTGGCCGGCGAGGCCTCGAACCCCCCGCGCATCGCGGAGACGTTCAAGGCACAGATCGTCGTCATGCAGCACCCCTCGGTCATCACCGCCGGTTACACACCGGTCCTGCACGCCCACACCGCACAGGTCGCCGTGACCTTCGAGACCATCGACGCGAAACTCGACCCGAAGACCGGCGAAGTGGCGGAGGAGAACCCGGACTTCATCAAGTCCGGCGACGCCGCCATCGTGACGCTCCGCCCGCAGAAGCCACTCTCCATCGAGGTCGCCGGCGAGATTCCGGAACTCGGCTCCTTCGCGGTCCGCGACATGGGCCAGACCATCGCCGCCGGGAAGGTACTGGAGATCACCGACCGCGAGTGA